GCACTTGGTTGATGGTACGTTGCAAATGGAATGGCGCCGTTTAAAAACACAAAATGCTTATTTACATCTCGATCGTATTGTACATCGTATTATGCACCGTATATTTCGACAGCGTTACTATGAAAATTCAAGATATTTCAAGAAAAACGGACCGATTTTGATTATGATCGGAGGAGAATGGGCAATATCCAAAGGTTTCTTAGAGGCTGGTTTAATGTACGAGCTGGCAACCACTTACAACGCGATCATGTACTACACCGAACATCGCTATTACGGCAAAAGTAAACCGACCGAGTAAGTTAATTTCTTCTCAAGCGCTagtatatttttacttttgtttGCCACAGCCTTGTCAAATTTTCTATTACCTTTCGAATCCTTTAGAGACACTAGTTCAAGAAACTTGCAATATCTAAGCGTAGATCAAGCACTGGCAGACTTGGCATATTTCATCGAAACGAGGAAAAAGGACGAGAATCTTCGGAATAGTAAAGTGATTGTTTTCGGTGGATCTTATGCTGGAAATGTGGCAACATGGGTTAGATTGAAATATCCTCATCTCGTTCAGGGTGCACTAGCTAGTAGCGCGCCAGTTCTCGCCAAAGTCGATTTCTATGGTGAAGAATAAACTCTTTCGCAATTCCATGTAATtcctattaatttaaaaaaaaaaaaatagataaatagaAAAGGAAGCTTCTTTTTTAGAGTATTACGAAGTCGTGACGGAATCGCTCCGTAGACACAGTCAAAAATGCGTGAACGAAGTTAAAGCTGCTTTTGACGAGGTTGAAGAATTATTAGCAATTAAAGGAGGCGCACAGAAGTTAAAAAAGTATTTCAAGTAATTATCGTTCGTAGGAAATTAACATAATTTCGTtgtgtataatatttgtttaagtTACACTTGAAACTGTCGTAGTTTGTGCGATGTGCCCGATGTACATTCCTTCAAGGATCTGGGTCATTTCGGTAACCTTCTAGCAGAGGTATAGTTTTTCAAAAAATACGCTTCTTGAATAAAAGATAAATAACTGTTTCTAATCATAGTGATCAATATCTTTCTAATCAGGAATTTGCTGGCATCGTTCAATACGATAAAGTGGAGAATAATCGAACAAAAATCGCCGCTTGCTGCGAAAACATGACTGCTATGTATCTGGGTAGTCCTCTCCAGAGATTGGCGCATCTGGTGTCGGACAAAGATAaatgtttgaaaaataattacaaaaagtTTGTCGAAGTTTACAGAAATGAAACATGGGACTCGCAACCTGATATCAGTACGTTTTCTACTTGCGCCAATTAAAAGAAGGTTTCACGcttgtaaattatttattattaatcttcACATATCGGTGTTTCCAGCGAGACTATGGTTCTACCAGACATGCACAGAATACGGTTATTATCAAACAACAAACTCAAGGAGGTCGGTTTTTGGAACCTTGTTCCCGTTGCCTTATTTTACAGGTCTTTGTACCGACTTGTACGGATACTAGTACGTGTTATAAAATGTATTGTTCGATATTTTCTCGAGAAATAGTACACAGACTCTAAATAGACTCTATCGTTTGTCCTACAGCTACGGTAACAGATTCTTGTATACCAGAATTGGAAGAACGAACACAATGTACGGTGGTTTACGACCAGATTTGCAAAACGTCATTTTTACTAACGGGGATGTAGATCCGTGGCATACTCTCTCTGTTCTTAAGGACTTAAATGCATTCTCTCCCGCCATACTCATCAAAGGTATTGTTAAAACAATCGGAGATTGACAAACGTCGACCGATCTAACAAATCCACATTTTCCCCAGGGTCATCGCACTGTCGTGATCTGTACAGCGATTTGGATACGGACGCTGAAGATCTTATTCGAGCTAGAGCAAGAGTACGTAAAATTATTGGGACTTGGATTTCTTCTTAATCGTTTGTTATCTTGTTACTAAATAAAATATGcgtaagaaaatatttatttccaataatatgatcttatttacaaattacgaAAATGAAACGATATATAACTTATACTTTATCGAACGTAAGCCTAAGGTTTGGCGACTACAATTActtcatttatatattgaacTTTGAGATTCATCGAGCACAAAACTTAGTCGCGACGATCGAGATCGAAATTTCATTGCTGTGTCTTTTACATTTCTAAATAATATCTTAATAAGCTCTTACAGCTACAATAATCGCTAGGATAACGTATCTTGTTGTAACTCTGATAATTTGCTACAAAAAAAGTATCGATGACTTTATCCTATCGATATGGTAAACATTGGTTATGAAGTTTATTATTATGAATAACACGGCTTAATCAATCGACTTCGAGCTTTCTGAAAGAACCCGTGATACCGTACATGGTGGAATCACTGGAACCGATGTCGGAACAACCAAAGCCTTGTTTCAAGGCCGATACCGCACCTTCCCGAGCCTTCTCCGAGTATAAATCCAAACACACTCTCATCTTATCGTGGCTTAATAACGTCGGTCTTATTTCTAGCAGCTCTTTCTTCCATAGTTCTGCGcaaataaaagtttattttcttcgtttcgCGGTATAAGCGCGTGTCAGTTTCATTTAGTTGGAGATAGTCGATTTGTACGTTAAAAGGAACATTGTTATTTAATTTGGAACACGTTTAATTTCTCAATTTATCAAATTGTACTTACCAATCATTTCTTTCATAGGCATCGTACCGCCATACTCTTTAGGTAACATACTCGTATCCATTTTATGGTTGATAGCGTCTTCTAGACTGGTGTAGATCTTGACGCGTTTTTTTATCTTTTCGGAGATCAATGACATACCAAAGTCAAGCGCGAATTTCAAAGAAGGATGTGTGTTAATCGCGTGAACTTCCTTATGCCGCATGGGTATAGTTCGCTAAAACCATCGTTTCGCTGGTTTACTATGCGGCATATTAAATTTCGgatatattatatcattttgAGAACATTCTCGGAATTACGAAATATAAGAAATTGTCCGACTGTTTCGTAAGAAGTTTCATATCGTTACGAGTCAAATGTCATCCAACTTGTTGGGGAACGCATatataattagaatttattaataatttggaAAAAATAAAGATAGTTGCAGCCTTCTGTCTCGCTTGAAGCTGTTGCGACTTGTTATTATTTTTGAATGAGAAACATCGCGTAAGAATATTCAACGAATGTGAGAGAAACAGTCGTGAGATTTTCTACGTTCTCGAACAACTTAAGATTATGGAAAAACATAGGGTTTATAAGACTCGTACCTCGCCGTTCTTCACGATACGAACTGCCTCCTTCGGTGTAAAAAGCGTCAAGTGGGGGAAACTGACACCGGCTCCATCGGCGAAATGAACGAAACCCCGTACTTGACTTTCCTCGTCTTCCATCAGACTCTCGTATGTTATCGCGTGAATTCTACACATGTCGGCATTGGTATACTTATGGGGATCAAAGACGCCTGAAAGTGCACGTTCCATGCAGTTATAGAAAGTAAATATACATTCGTAAACATTTAAACAAACATTCGTAAGATTACGGTTACACGTTTCAGCAACTACTTTTCAAAACCGTATAATAACAGTTGCAACGAAACGACGTGCATGCTGTCTGAAATTGCTCTGAAAGTAGAAACAACGATTTAATAGCGGAATGAAATTGCACGAAATGACAGGTAATCAACACATCCGTTGTAATTGTTTGGATTTGTTAAGTTCGCGTGGAAACATTTGAAACGGGCAGAGATAGCTGTTATTATGCGCGTATTTTCACAAATTATCCACGTTCAGATATATAATCAAGTTTCGCAATGACAATCGGCAACGCTGAAATTGACACGTTCGCCGTATCGCCTGAACGACGCTACGGGACACACGCGGTACCCCGCGTCAACAGCTATGTTCAGGGTACGTGAATAATATCGGTTCGAATGAGTGGCGCAAATCAAAAATTGCGAAACTGTGAAAGATATTTCACAATATTTCGTATAAGGCACGTATGAAAATTATTGTCCAGCATATAGTACAGCAGATAATGAAACTCGACTGAGTCAATCAACGGGTTAGCCCTTAACGCTCCAAGTGTGCCTTCAAGCACCACCGATATGCGGCGCTATACTCAAAAAGTATTTTTCGGCCGTTATCGGTATtgtttacaaataaaaaataatactccTCAGTGAGTACTGTAAGACCTGTGTATATTACATTActcaattataattaatataaatattataatcaaaattatattacttCTCAGATGAATAAAGATTGTTTTCAATgactttaatattattatttgcaCGTCATTGTAGCATTTTAAATCTGACACTTAAAAACTTGCAAGTCCAAGTATGATAAGAATAAGTTGCCGGTCGATATTCACAATTAAAAGTCAGAGCGTTAAGGGTAAACCGACATTAATTTACCTGGTCTGGCAATTATAACACGGCGGCCTTTGGCGTCACGTCCAGGTGCAGCGAATATATATCTGGAAAAGCAGAAGTTATGCGATCGTTATATCAGGTCGTATCACGCGTAGTTTACACTTTGTTTAATCTCACCCCAAAGATAATAGCTCATCCATAGTTGGCTCGGTAATGTCCAAGTTATTGAACGCGGGGTGGTAAACTTGGCGCAGCAGCAAATACCTTTCGATCGCTTCTTCCGCCATCGGAACGTTGAATTTTTTACATCTTAGGAATCTTAATAAAAACTGCGCATCTGTCGAACGAGATCGTGTGTCAGTAGCATCGAAGCGCGATAGTCTCGCGTGTGACTATACCTacatgtacgtatgtatgtactAACTGTGTAAACACTActcgaaaataaaatttctcaccgAGGCGACAGTTTTGTATACGCGGATTCAGTTTTATCCAATTACGTATTTGCTCGAGAGCTTGGTCTCTCGTATTTTTATCTTCTCTGAGTTCCTCCTTCGCCAGTTTCTGCGTTTCCGTCGACAGGCTGCATTCGTAGTCATCCCCCTCGGTTACCCATTCGATCGCTCCCATTTCGTTACTTTGATTTGTCTCCAACAACAAGCAGCTTTAAATTTTCGATATCCAAAGTATAACGGATCGGTGGAAATTCTAAAAAATCATTTGTTCCTCTTTACCAACGATCCATCTATCGTCCAATTTCTATCTTACGTTCCCCAACCGGTAAATATATCGCGATAGTTACAGGTTTGACGCGCGATATTCGAAATAAGTTTGATCGCGATCTTTGTTTTCAGTGAAACAGCTTTCTTTTGCATTCACATTTTCGATGGTCGAGCGATTCGTTTCTTTAGCGGACCGCTGACACAGTTCCCCAATATCGTTCAAAGTCACGGCGTGAATGAAAGCATCGTGGTGAGAAAGAACACGCCTGAAACACTTTCTTCCGATCGCGTAACGCCACGTCTTGCGTAATTTCGTAAGAACTTAACCAATTATAAGCTAACAGTGATTTTATGACATAACAATTTCGTCGttttatgatataatatttgACCAAGTATGAATACCGCCAAGTATTACGTGTTCCGTGATAGCAACATGTGCCGTGTTGTGAGCGAGTGACTTGTTTCGCAATCACTTTCTCCGATTACGTAATCGACCAGCTTGTGCGCCCATCTTTGCTCTGGGATTTTGTACGACCGACTAACATCGTTCGCGTTATATCTCACTATCATCACCGTAAACAATCATTTTTGTCTGTCAGCTTTCTAACGGTCTACTCGATTCCATATTCTAAAGTGGATTATTTCTATCAAACATTTATCGTTCATCATCCTCTTACAGCCTTACGCGTAAAAGGATTCTGCTGTTATTTGATCTATGTGGAGTTTGTAACGATCGTTAGTAACGATCGTTGGAAAACAGAACAAGCCTGAAATgctatacttttattttatcgCTTTTAGTGAATCAGCAGGTTTGAAACATGAAACTCGGATAGAAAGGGACGAAACAAAGATAAGTCATTTGAATCATTTAAATCGCCACATTTTTGCCGATTATGAATATTCAACGTCTCTTCGTTGTACTAGCTATAACGTGTTGTTCTTATTGGTTGGAAAATTTCAACAGTCAAGGCAGATTTATGGATGCAGAAGGTTTCTTTTACGTCTACGTTAACGTGAACGAGCATAATACGAATGGGGTTATCGAGCAACCGGCGGAATAAACCACGTAACTATCTTCCGTGTAGAAAGTGCCACTTATCGTCTTATTATTACTCAAGTTCTTTCTCGAATATCAACTGCCGTTCACCCTATATCTAGAAATCTAAGTATTTTTGTTACAAAGCATTACGTCAGTTATGTCGACAGATTCGTCCGcgtcctcttctttctttttcccctATATCGTTCTCCTCTTATAGTTACGTTTTTATGTTTCACGCGACTTCACGTATCGAAAACTAGACTTCGTATCGAACAGTACCTACGACATATtgggttggtaactaagtggttccggattttgtcattaggtggtaatgctGTAAGAGGAGAACGATaaagggaaaaaaggaagatgattgcgaattttgtcattaccattaGGTGGTAACCAcctaatcacttagttgccaacccaataaattGTCAAAGATAAACAGTCTGTGTAATCGAATATAGACAGAAGAATTATCAAATCGAGTAAAGTGTACAGTTTATTCTACCCTAATGCGTGTCAACTAAACACTGTTTCGAATATTAATTCGATTGCACGCAACATTATTGGCTATTGGTTTCTGTTGATCAAAGTCAGATGACATTGAAttgtagtaaaaaaaaaaaagagaaaaaatatatCGCGTTTAGATATTTACGCTTCTACACATTAAAAATCACATTAAATCAGTTGTATGCGAGGCCTTGGCCTCCAAAATTCCTGACCTCTGAGAACAAGGTTGGGATACAATTATTGGTACTTAGTATTCGCCTGATATCGGCCCGGTGAAGTACAATGAGAAGAACAATGTAAGTTCCTTCAGACGCgactaaaatttataataagtttGGTGAATTGTCGTACAAACAAGGAGATCCATTTGAAGGTATCCGGAATGAGTTATTGGTATACTGTTGCTACGAGATAAACTAATGCGACGAAAAAGATCGATATATTTGGGGAGATAGTAAAATTGTGATAAACTAATaaagtttctaattttctaGAATTTAAAAACCAAGTCGATCGTATTAAAATGTTTCTtaagaaattaatataatatgaaatttaagCAATACGTGATAATGCGATTGATACAATTTGTTTAAAGACATTTATTTTCAAGAACTGTCAACTTCTCAGTGATATGATTCTGACTTTAGCCAATGGCACACGTTACTCAATTTTTCAacgttatttcaaattttgattCTTACTAAATAAATTCTTGCGTCTCcaaacgaaattttattaataacttATGGAATTAATGGAAAGCCATGTAACATACCCGAGTTGTAGTTGCGCAGGTGAACACTTGGAGGAGACTGTTTCCTCTTGGCTTGCGACCGCTCTTTTATAATTTCCACTTGCACCTTTCTTCTACCTCCGCCTTCGGTACTCACGCGGTAGCTTATGGGCCTTATGGCTTGTGCCAGCAGACTCAAAGCAAAGGAACAAAGTGTCTTTCAGGGACGAATCTCGccttttttaaatacttttcttAGTTAAATCGATCGAATAAATTGCCTAACGAAAGATACGTAAAAAACTGTTCTG
This portion of the Bombus affinis isolate iyBomAffi1 chromosome 1, iyBomAffi1.2, whole genome shotgun sequence genome encodes:
- the LOC126922497 gene encoding putative serine protease K12H4.7, which translates into the protein MIFLSFLVLLCFTCRLGHGVGLHGFHFHGLEEPRSLSKSACENITELWIRQPVDHFNIRDNRTWLMRYYENSRYFKKNGPILIMIGGEWAISKGFLEAGLMYELATTYNAIMYYTEHRYYGKSKPTEDTSSRNLQYLSVDQALADLAYFIETRKKDENLRNSKVIVFGGSYAGNVATWVRLKYPHLVQGALASSAPVLAKVDFYEYYEVVTESLRRHSQKCVNEVKAAFDEVEELLAIKGGAQKLKKYFNLCDVPDVHSFKDLGHFGNLLAEEFAGIVQYDKVENNRTKIAACCENMTAMYLGSPLQRLAHLVSDKDKCLKNNYKKFVEVYRNETWDSQPDITRLWFYQTCTEYGYYQTTNSRRSVFGTLFPLPYFTGLCTDLYGYYYGNRFLYTRIGRTNTMYGGLRPDLQNVIFTNGDVDPWHTLSVLKDLNAFSPAILIKGSSHCRDLYSDLDTDAEDLIRARARVRKIIGTWISS
- the LOC126922540 gene encoding clavesin-2-like, with product MGAIEWVTEGDDYECSLSTETQKLAKEELREDKNTRDQALEQIRNWIKLNPRIQNCRLDAQFLLRFLRCKKFNVPMAEEAIERYLLLRQVYHPAFNNLDITEPTMDELLSLGYIFAAPGRDAKGRRVIIARPGVFDPHKYTNADMCRIHAITYESLMEDEESQVRGFVHFADGAGVSFPHLTLFTPKEAVRIVKNGERTIPMRHKEVHAINTHPSLKFALDFGMSLISEKIKKRVKIYTSLEDAINHKMDTSMLPKEYGGTMPMKEMIELWKKELLEIRPTLLSHDKMRVCLDLYSEKAREGAVSALKQGFGCSDIGSSDSTMYGITGSFRKLEVD